A genome region from Nocardioides cynanchi includes the following:
- a CDS encoding LolA family protein, translated as MARLSLPSSRRARWAVPVVAAVALAGVGPLATTLTASAQGSLPPRTAAQLLVDVQRARVQALSGTVVETSALGLPAVPGVGGRGGASFSSLVSGSHTMRLWYAGPDQVRLALLGQLGESDLVRTGSDVWAWSSDTNTATHWTAPVAGSSGPTGPDAAAAPVTPQQAADAALKAIDPSTRVTTDPTAVVAGRSAYELVLTPRDSRSTVGSVRIAVDGTTHIPTRVQVFARGATAPAFEVGFTSFSTSTPPASTFAFTPPPGATVKQGSLTAPHDVTGSRAQPSGATPSVVGTGWTTVVVADVGSMTGGQTNQSSPGSLAGLLKSLPAVSGAWGSGHLLHGALFSAVLTDDGRVAVGAVPPSMLYAALAHG; from the coding sequence ATGGCCCGCCTCTCCCTTCCCAGCTCTCGCCGCGCTCGCTGGGCGGTTCCCGTCGTCGCGGCGGTGGCCCTGGCCGGCGTCGGCCCGCTCGCCACGACCCTCACCGCCAGCGCGCAGGGCTCGCTGCCCCCGCGCACCGCAGCCCAGCTCCTCGTCGACGTGCAGCGGGCCCGGGTGCAGGCGCTGTCCGGGACCGTCGTGGAGACCTCCGCCCTCGGGCTCCCCGCGGTGCCCGGAGTCGGGGGCCGGGGCGGCGCCAGCTTCTCCTCGCTGGTCTCCGGCTCGCACACCATGCGGCTCTGGTACGCCGGCCCGGACCAGGTCCGACTGGCCCTGCTCGGCCAGCTCGGGGAGTCCGACCTGGTCCGCACCGGCAGCGACGTGTGGGCGTGGTCCAGCGACACCAACACCGCCACCCACTGGACCGCGCCGGTCGCCGGCTCGTCCGGGCCGACCGGGCCCGACGCGGCCGCCGCGCCGGTCACGCCCCAGCAGGCCGCCGACGCTGCCCTGAAGGCGATCGACCCGAGCACCCGGGTGACCACCGACCCCACGGCGGTCGTCGCCGGCCGCTCGGCCTACGAGCTGGTGCTGACGCCGCGCGACTCGCGCTCCACCGTGGGCTCGGTCCGGATCGCGGTCGACGGCACGACCCACATCCCGACCCGGGTCCAGGTCTTCGCCCGCGGCGCGACCGCTCCGGCCTTCGAGGTCGGGTTCACGTCCTTCTCGACCTCGACGCCGCCGGCGTCGACCTTCGCCTTCACCCCACCGCCGGGCGCCACCGTGAAGCAGGGCAGCCTGACCGCGCCCCACGACGTCACCGGCTCGCGCGCCCAGCCGTCGGGTGCCACTCCCTCGGTGGTCGGCACCGGGTGGACCACGGTGGTGGTCGCCGACGTCGGCTCGATGACCGGCGGCCAGACCAACCAGAGCAGCCCGGGCAGCCTGGCCGGCCTCCTGAAGTCCCTGCCCGCCGTCTCCGGCGCCTGGGGCTCGGGTCACCTCCTGCACGGCGCGCTGTTCTCCGCCGTCCTGACCGACGACGGCAGGGTCGCGGTCGGCGCCGTACCACCGTCGATGCTCTACGCCGCGCTGGCGCATGGCTGA
- a CDS encoding response regulator transcription factor, which translates to MRLLVVEDEARLARALERGLVADGFTVDLAADGVSGLEAARDGQYDAVLLDVMLPGLSGYEVVKRLRAEENWVPVMMVSAKDGPYDQADGLDYGADDYLTKPFDYVVLLARLRALLRRQSDPRPPVLTHADVRLDPATREVTLAGVPVALSPREYELLEFFLRHQDRVVTKIELLDRVWDARGVGYDPNTVEVYVGYLRRKLGAGVIETVRGAGYRLSR; encoded by the coding sequence ATGCGTCTGCTGGTCGTCGAGGACGAGGCCCGGCTGGCGCGCGCGCTCGAGCGGGGCCTGGTCGCCGACGGGTTCACCGTCGACCTGGCGGCCGACGGGGTCAGCGGCCTGGAGGCGGCGCGCGACGGCCAGTACGACGCCGTACTCCTCGACGTGATGCTGCCCGGCCTGTCCGGCTACGAGGTCGTCAAGCGACTGCGTGCCGAGGAGAACTGGGTCCCGGTGATGATGGTCTCGGCCAAGGACGGGCCCTACGACCAGGCCGACGGCCTCGACTACGGCGCCGACGACTACCTGACCAAGCCGTTCGACTACGTCGTGCTGCTGGCCCGGCTGCGGGCCCTGCTGCGCCGCCAGAGCGACCCGAGGCCACCCGTGCTGACCCATGCCGACGTACGCCTCGACCCGGCGACCCGCGAGGTGACCCTGGCCGGCGTCCCCGTGGCCCTGAGCCCGCGGGAGTACGAGCTCCTGGAGTTCTTCCTGCGGCACCAGGACCGCGTGGTCACCAAGATCGAGCTCCTCGACCGGGTCTGGGACGCCCGCGGGGTCGGCTACGACCCGAACACGGTCGAGGTGTACGTCGGGTACCTCCGCCGCAAGCTCGGGGCCGGTGTGATCGAGACGGTCCGTGGGGCCGGGTACCGGCTCTCCCGATGA
- a CDS encoding sensor histidine kinase, producing the protein MRRWWEGRSLRVRLMSIGLVGLAVVQALSSVALYTALSVASRHDLDRRAAATAAQVAELVTGHRLPDPIPVTGTESVQVLDARGRVLSASANGDRLTSLLTPAELARARSGPVTVPGSRLGMTSTLRVTALPSSPAAGAPMVVVAEPVADLARSQHILVVTLLLGFPLLLLVLGLVAWRAIGETLRPVESLRSAAERVSGGGDDERLPEPHSRDEIWALAVTLNSMLDRLAAARDRERSFVANVAHELRNPLASLRVQADVNRRHGASEADHADLADELARLSALVEDLLVLARLDAGEALPAPDPEAEPRAVLPGYATAADDITGPEVRVGALAAGTVPMTRIELERVIGNLVDNGRRHARTRVDVGFTRAARDAVLSVADDGPGIAPADRARAFDRFARLDEARDRDRGGTGLGLAIVRELVRRRGGDVRLGTSSTGGLLVEVRFADQSDPGTREVPRG; encoded by the coding sequence ATGAGGAGATGGTGGGAGGGCCGCTCCCTGCGGGTGCGGCTGATGTCCATCGGCCTGGTCGGGCTCGCGGTGGTGCAGGCGTTGAGCAGCGTGGCGCTGTACACGGCCCTGTCGGTGGCCAGCCGGCACGACCTCGACCGCCGGGCCGCCGCCACCGCTGCGCAGGTGGCCGAGCTGGTCACCGGCCACCGGCTCCCCGACCCGATCCCGGTAACCGGCACCGAGTCGGTCCAGGTGCTCGACGCCCGGGGTCGGGTGCTCAGCGCCTCGGCGAACGGTGACCGGCTGACCTCGCTGCTCACCCCGGCCGAGCTGGCGCGGGCCCGATCGGGGCCGGTGACGGTGCCGGGGTCGCGGCTCGGGATGACCTCCACGCTGCGGGTCACCGCGCTGCCCAGCTCGCCGGCGGCCGGGGCGCCGATGGTGGTCGTCGCCGAGCCGGTGGCAGACCTGGCGCGGAGCCAGCACATCCTGGTGGTCACCCTGCTGCTCGGCTTCCCGCTGCTGCTGCTCGTGCTGGGCCTGGTCGCCTGGCGCGCGATCGGCGAGACCCTGCGCCCGGTGGAGTCGCTGCGCTCCGCGGCCGAGCGAGTCTCCGGTGGCGGCGACGACGAGCGTCTCCCCGAGCCGCACTCCCGGGACGAGATCTGGGCACTGGCGGTGACGCTCAACTCGATGCTGGACCGGTTGGCGGCCGCCCGCGACCGCGAGCGGAGCTTCGTGGCCAACGTCGCGCACGAGCTGCGCAACCCGCTCGCCTCGCTGCGCGTGCAGGCGGACGTCAACCGCCGGCACGGCGCCTCGGAGGCCGATCACGCCGACCTCGCCGACGAGCTCGCGCGGCTCTCCGCGCTGGTCGAGGACCTCCTCGTGCTGGCCCGGCTCGACGCCGGGGAGGCCCTGCCGGCACCGGATCCGGAGGCCGAGCCGCGGGCCGTGCTTCCCGGGTACGCGACCGCCGCCGACGACATCACGGGGCCCGAGGTGCGGGTCGGTGCGCTCGCGGCCGGGACGGTCCCGATGACCCGGATCGAGCTCGAGCGGGTGATCGGCAACCTGGTCGACAACGGCCGGCGCCACGCCCGGACCCGGGTCGACGTCGGCTTCACCCGGGCAGCGCGCGACGCGGTGCTGAGCGTCGCCGACGACGGCCCCGGCATCGCGCCGGCCGACCGGGCCCGCGCCTTCGACAGGTTCGCGCGTCTTGACGAGGCCCGTGACCGCGACCGTGGCGGGACCGGCCTCGGGCTGGCGATCGTCCGCGAGCTGGTCCGTCGCCGAGGTGGCGACGTCCGGCTCGGTACGTCGTCGACCGGAGGCCTGCTGGTCGAGGTGCGGTTCGCCGACCAGTCCGATCCGGGGACGCGGGAGGTGCCGCGGGGTTAG
- a CDS encoding ABC transporter substrate-binding protein: MRIVSLLPSTTEILFAIGAGDDVVGVTFECDHPTEARGRTIVSTSAMPEGLAPADIDAFVVAAMARGDDLYHLDEGALAGLDADLVVTQDLCAVCAVDVSVVDDALAHLGCTAEVLTIDPHTLDDVFASILALGRATGHEPEAGRLVADQRARLAAAWRGTLGRPRPRVMFLEWTDPPFAPGHWIPEMIEAAGGDPVLATPGATSRRVTWEEIRAADPEVFVVAPCGFDRAGCQRLADDLVAGGVLPAHVPVLAVDANASWARPGTRLVDGVEELAALLAKVTARR, encoded by the coding sequence GTGCGCATCGTCTCGCTGCTGCCGTCGACGACGGAGATCCTGTTCGCGATCGGGGCCGGCGACGACGTGGTCGGCGTCACCTTCGAGTGCGACCACCCGACGGAGGCCCGCGGCCGCACCATCGTCTCCACGTCGGCGATGCCCGAGGGGCTGGCCCCGGCGGACATCGACGCCTTCGTGGTGGCCGCGATGGCCCGCGGGGACGACCTCTACCACCTCGACGAGGGGGCCTTGGCCGGCCTCGACGCCGATCTCGTGGTCACCCAGGACCTGTGCGCGGTGTGCGCCGTCGACGTCTCGGTCGTCGATGACGCCCTCGCCCATCTCGGCTGCACCGCCGAGGTGCTGACCATCGACCCGCACACGCTCGACGACGTCTTCGCGTCGATCCTGGCCCTGGGCCGGGCCACCGGGCACGAGCCCGAGGCCGGGCGCCTGGTCGCCGACCAACGGGCACGGCTCGCGGCCGCGTGGCGCGGCACTCTCGGCCGACCCAGGCCCCGCGTGATGTTCCTGGAGTGGACCGACCCGCCGTTCGCGCCCGGGCACTGGATCCCCGAGATGATCGAGGCGGCCGGCGGCGACCCGGTGCTGGCCACGCCCGGGGCGACGTCGCGGCGGGTCACGTGGGAGGAGATCCGGGCGGCCGACCCCGAGGTGTTCGTGGTGGCGCCCTGCGGCTTCGACCGGGCCGGCTGTCAGCGGCTGGCCGACGACCTGGTCGCCGGCGGGGTCCTGCCCGCCCACGTGCCGGTGCTCGCGGTCGACGCCAACGCGTCCTGGGCCCGCCCGGGCACCCGGCTGGTCGACGGCGTCGAGGAGCTGGCGGCCTTGCTGGCGAAGGTCACCGCACGAAGGTGA
- a CDS encoding hemerythrin domain-containing protein: protein MTDDAPASWDETTRPSLGESADAPYTREQETFPRHLVEIHDHLRSELTRLHGLVEEVRRGVLTAGEARSEVHAMSLRQNNWTLGAYCQSYCGFVNGHHSLEDASVFPHLRRAEPAAAPVLDRLAEEHLVIHHLLDDVDRVLVDLVRDADEAALDAVEAALQGLSDRLLSHLAYEERELRGPLARHGFY from the coding sequence ATGACCGACGATGCGCCAGCGAGCTGGGACGAGACCACCCGGCCCTCCCTCGGGGAGTCGGCCGACGCGCCGTACACCCGGGAGCAGGAGACCTTTCCCCGCCACCTGGTGGAGATCCACGACCACCTGCGCTCCGAGCTGACCCGGCTCCACGGCCTGGTCGAGGAGGTACGACGTGGGGTGCTGACCGCGGGCGAGGCGCGGTCGGAGGTGCACGCGATGTCGTTGCGCCAGAACAACTGGACCCTCGGCGCCTACTGCCAGTCCTACTGCGGATTCGTGAACGGCCACCACTCGCTGGAGGACGCCAGCGTCTTCCCGCACCTCCGGCGCGCCGAACCGGCGGCCGCGCCCGTGCTCGACCGCCTCGCCGAGGAGCACCTGGTCATCCACCACCTCCTCGACGACGTCGACCGCGTGCTCGTGGACCTGGTCCGCGATGCCGACGAGGCCGCGCTCGACGCGGTCGAGGCGGCCCTGCAGGGGCTGAGCGACCGCCTGCTCAGCCACCTCGCCTACGAGGAGCGCGAGCTGCGCGGCCCCCTCGCCCGCCACGGCTTCTACTGA
- a CDS encoding TSUP family transporter codes for MPDPSTTVLALLGLAGLSAGFVDAVVGGGGLIQLPALLIGLPAAAPVNILATNKLAGICGTTVSSATYYRRIRPDPRTFGPLMACAFAGSVGGALVGSHLSSSAFEPIVLVVLVVVGSYVLVRPTLGETTVLRFGRTRHLWTAMATGLAIGFYDGALGPGTGSFFVISLVGLLGYSFLEASAKARLANWATNLAALCVFVPQGAVLWKVGLMMGAGNLLGGYLGARTAVARGAGFVRVFFIVVVSAFVVRIGGDVFGVW; via the coding sequence GTGCCCGACCCGTCGACGACCGTGCTGGCCCTGCTCGGCCTGGCCGGTCTGTCGGCCGGGTTCGTCGACGCGGTGGTCGGTGGTGGCGGGCTGATCCAGCTGCCGGCGCTCCTGATCGGGCTGCCGGCGGCCGCGCCGGTCAACATCCTGGCCACCAACAAGCTCGCCGGCATCTGCGGTACGACGGTCAGCAGCGCGACGTACTACCGCCGGATCCGCCCCGACCCGCGCACCTTCGGCCCGCTGATGGCGTGCGCGTTCGCCGGCTCGGTGGGGGGCGCCCTGGTCGGGTCGCACCTCTCCTCGTCGGCGTTCGAGCCGATCGTGCTGGTGGTGCTCGTCGTGGTCGGGAGCTACGTGCTGGTCCGGCCGACCCTGGGCGAGACCACCGTGCTCCGGTTCGGCCGGACCCGGCACCTGTGGACGGCGATGGCGACCGGTCTCGCGATCGGCTTCTACGACGGCGCCCTCGGGCCCGGCACCGGCAGCTTCTTCGTGATCAGCCTGGTCGGCCTGCTCGGCTACAGCTTCCTCGAGGCCTCGGCCAAGGCCCGGCTGGCCAACTGGGCGACCAACCTGGCCGCCCTCTGCGTCTTCGTGCCCCAGGGCGCGGTGCTGTGGAAGGTGGGCCTGATGATGGGCGCCGGCAACCTGCTCGGCGGCTACCTGGGAGCGCGTACGGCGGTCGCGCGCGGCGCCGGCTTCGTGCGGGTCTTCTTCATCGTGGTCGTCTCGGCCTTCGTGGTCCGGATCGGGGGCGACGTCTTCGGCGTGTGGTGA
- a CDS encoding DinB family protein gives MTLPTFSGDDRVDPPLQADEATTLRAFLDYHRDTFRWKCAGLTQEQLAQALPPTDMTLGGMMKHLAVVESGWFEETFAGGSQMPPFDTVDWDADRDWEWHTAKDDSPAELFALFDEAVRRADAVIDTALAGPGLDAGSVQEDRRDNTPFSLRWIIVHMIEEYARHNGHADLIRQSIDGETGE, from the coding sequence ATGACTCTCCCGACGTTCTCCGGCGACGACCGCGTCGACCCACCCCTCCAGGCCGACGAGGCCACCACCTTGAGGGCGTTCCTCGACTACCACCGCGACACGTTCCGCTGGAAGTGCGCGGGCCTGACCCAGGAGCAGCTGGCCCAGGCGCTGCCGCCCACCGACATGACCCTCGGCGGGATGATGAAGCACCTCGCCGTCGTCGAGTCCGGCTGGTTCGAGGAGACCTTCGCCGGCGGCTCGCAGATGCCGCCCTTCGACACCGTCGACTGGGACGCCGACCGCGACTGGGAGTGGCACACCGCCAAGGACGACAGCCCTGCGGAGCTGTTCGCGCTCTTCGACGAGGCGGTACGACGTGCGGACGCGGTCATCGACACCGCTCTGGCCGGACCCGGCCTCGACGCCGGCTCGGTCCAGGAGGACCGTCGCGACAACACGCCGTTCAGCCTGCGCTGGATCATCGTGCACATGATCGAGGAGTACGCCCGCCACAACGGCCACGCCGACCTGATCCGCCAGTCCATCGACGGCGAGACCGGCGAGTGA
- a CDS encoding GNAT family N-acetyltransferase has protein sequence MTHADPRIRAATEADWPRIWPFFSTIVAAGETYAFPDDLTVETGRGWWMSEPPALTVVLEDAGRILGSAKMGPNRPGRGDHVGTASFMVDPEAAGRGFGRALASYVVQWHRDQGFRGIQFNAVVETNAAAVHLWQDLGFEIIGTVPRAFRSAAHGEVGLHVMYLDLR, from the coding sequence GTGACCCACGCCGATCCGCGGATCCGGGCGGCCACCGAGGCCGACTGGCCGCGGATCTGGCCGTTCTTCTCCACGATCGTTGCGGCCGGCGAGACCTACGCCTTCCCCGACGACCTCACCGTCGAGACCGGTCGCGGCTGGTGGATGTCCGAGCCGCCCGCACTGACCGTGGTGCTCGAGGACGCCGGCCGGATCCTCGGCTCGGCCAAGATGGGCCCCAACCGGCCCGGCCGTGGCGACCACGTGGGCACGGCGTCCTTCATGGTCGACCCGGAGGCCGCGGGCCGAGGCTTCGGCCGGGCGCTCGCGTCGTACGTCGTGCAGTGGCACCGCGACCAGGGCTTCCGCGGCATCCAGTTCAACGCCGTCGTGGAGACCAACGCGGCCGCCGTCCACCTCTGGCAGGACCTCGGCTTCGAGATCATCGGGACCGTGCCACGCGCGTTCCGTTCGGCTGCGCACGGCGAGGTCGGGCTGCACGTGATGTACCTCGACCTGCGGTGA
- a CDS encoding MFS transporter, producing the protein MRLREVPRVVWVLAGARFLSSATSFVMLFLTLYLTGPRGLDTATAGLVAGGSGLGLLVGNFTGGRWGDRWGHRRVLVSASSVSGLLLAATPWLPLVVLVVALPVGAYLAATAGVSTGALSALAVPRGDRRTSVAIGRAASNAGFVIGPLLAALLVSVSFDLLFVVDGGATLVIRLAVGRTLPADHDHRARAAATDGRHGLWRSVRADRSLVVLLPAIVLVDIVYRQLYTTVPLHLRDAGQPVLLYTVMIAVGSGLILLLEIPVAQRLRGYPSYPIIGVGYALVGVGFACFGLPVGVVTTILAMTIVTAGEILYKTTATAHVLDAAPEHLVGQYQGLYTGASTSGGLLAAPIGTAVYAVSPALLWPLGCGVALAAAALVAASSRVRPGRRTPAGAR; encoded by the coding sequence ATGAGGCTCCGCGAGGTCCCGCGCGTGGTGTGGGTGCTGGCCGGCGCTCGCTTCCTGAGCTCCGCGACGTCGTTCGTGATGCTGTTCCTGACGCTCTACCTGACCGGGCCGCGGGGGCTCGACACCGCGACCGCCGGCCTCGTCGCAGGCGGCTCCGGGCTCGGGCTGCTCGTCGGCAACTTCACCGGCGGCCGGTGGGGCGACCGCTGGGGGCACCGGCGGGTGCTGGTCAGCGCCTCGTCGGTGTCGGGGCTGCTGCTCGCGGCGACTCCCTGGCTGCCGCTGGTGGTGCTGGTCGTCGCGCTGCCGGTGGGGGCCTACCTCGCCGCGACGGCCGGGGTCTCGACCGGCGCCCTGTCTGCCCTCGCGGTGCCTCGCGGCGACCGCCGTACCTCGGTGGCGATCGGGCGGGCGGCCAGCAACGCCGGCTTCGTGATCGGCCCGCTGCTCGCCGCGCTGCTCGTCTCGGTCAGCTTCGACCTGCTCTTCGTGGTCGACGGTGGCGCCACCCTGGTGATCCGGTTGGCGGTCGGCCGCACCTTGCCGGCCGACCACGACCACCGGGCCCGTGCGGCTGCGACGGACGGACGACACGGCCTGTGGCGGTCGGTCCGCGCCGACCGGTCGCTGGTCGTGCTGCTGCCGGCGATCGTGCTGGTCGACATCGTCTACCGGCAGCTCTACACGACGGTGCCGCTGCACCTGCGCGACGCCGGGCAGCCGGTGCTGCTCTACACCGTGATGATCGCGGTCGGCTCGGGGCTGATCCTGCTCCTGGAGATCCCGGTCGCCCAGCGGCTGCGCGGATACCCGTCGTACCCGATCATCGGCGTGGGCTACGCGCTGGTCGGGGTCGGGTTCGCCTGCTTCGGGCTGCCGGTCGGCGTCGTCACCACGATCCTGGCGATGACGATCGTGACCGCCGGCGAGATCCTCTACAAGACGACCGCCACGGCACACGTGCTCGATGCGGCGCCCGAGCACCTGGTCGGTCAGTACCAAGGCCTCTACACCGGGGCGTCGACCTCGGGCGGGCTGCTCGCTGCGCCGATCGGCACCGCGGTGTACGCCGTGTCGCCGGCGCTGCTGTGGCCCCTGGGCTGCGGGGTGGCGTTGGCCGCCGCCGCGCTGGTGGCGGCCTCGTCGCGGGTCAGGCCGGGGCGGCGAACCCCGGCAGGTGCTCGGTGA
- a CDS encoding ABC1 kinase family protein, which yields MTELPRKAVARTARLAALPLGYAGRNALGFGKRLGGRNAEVVMSEIQQRTAEQLFRTLGDLKGGAMKFGQAMSVFEAALPEELVGPYRAELTRLQDSAPPMPTQTVREQLTAGLGPGWKDDLVWLDGGPTAAASIGQVHRGRWVDGRDVAVKVQYPGAGEALRSDLRQLSRLARSIGTMIPGIDVKPLVEELQRRTNDELDYELEAQAQRAFADAFRDDPDIVVPDVVAVGGDALVTEWMDSSSSLASIIADGTKAERDHYGELFVRFLFAGPARTGLLHADPHPGNFRILPNDDGSPGRLGVLDYGAVARLPGGHLPSAMGSLIRKAGEGDADALLAGLREEGFILPSVRIEPQVVLDYLAPFVEPTTVERFQFSREWMQEQFQRVNNPRDPSYTVALKLNLPPAYLLIHRTFLGSIGVLSQLGAEAPFRAIVTEHLPGFAAPA from the coding sequence ATGACCGAGCTGCCACGCAAGGCCGTCGCGCGTACGGCGCGGCTGGCGGCGCTGCCGCTCGGCTACGCCGGGCGCAACGCACTGGGCTTCGGCAAGCGGCTGGGCGGTCGCAACGCCGAGGTCGTGATGAGCGAGATCCAGCAGCGCACGGCCGAGCAGCTGTTCCGCACCCTGGGTGACCTCAAGGGCGGGGCCATGAAGTTCGGCCAGGCGATGTCGGTCTTCGAGGCCGCGCTTCCCGAGGAGCTGGTCGGTCCCTACCGGGCCGAGCTGACCAGGCTCCAGGACTCCGCTCCCCCGATGCCCACCCAGACCGTGCGCGAGCAGCTCACGGCCGGCCTCGGGCCCGGCTGGAAGGACGACCTGGTCTGGCTCGACGGCGGGCCGACCGCGGCGGCCAGCATCGGGCAGGTGCACCGCGGGCGGTGGGTCGACGGGCGTGACGTCGCGGTCAAGGTGCAGTACCCCGGTGCCGGCGAGGCGCTGCGCTCCGACCTCCGCCAGCTCTCCCGGCTGGCCCGGTCGATCGGCACGATGATCCCGGGCATCGACGTGAAGCCGCTCGTGGAGGAGCTGCAGCGTCGTACCAACGACGAGCTGGACTACGAGCTCGAGGCACAGGCCCAGCGGGCCTTCGCCGACGCCTTCCGCGACGACCCCGACATCGTGGTGCCCGACGTCGTCGCCGTCGGCGGCGACGCGCTGGTCACCGAGTGGATGGACAGCTCGTCCTCGCTGGCCTCGATCATCGCCGACGGCACGAAGGCCGAGCGCGACCACTACGGCGAGCTGTTCGTGCGCTTCCTCTTCGCCGGCCCCGCCCGCACCGGCCTCCTGCACGCCGACCCGCACCCGGGGAACTTCCGGATCCTCCCGAACGACGACGGCAGCCCGGGCCGCCTCGGCGTGCTCGACTACGGAGCCGTGGCCCGGCTGCCCGGTGGGCACCTGCCCTCCGCGATGGGCTCGCTGATCCGGAAGGCGGGCGAGGGCGACGCCGACGCGCTCCTGGCCGGGCTGCGGGAGGAGGGCTTCATCCTGCCCTCGGTCAGGATCGAGCCCCAGGTCGTGCTCGACTACCTCGCACCTTTCGTCGAGCCCACGACCGTCGAGCGGTTCCAGTTCTCCCGCGAGTGGATGCAGGAGCAGTTCCAGCGGGTCAACAACCCGCGCGACCCCAGCTACACCGTGGCGCTGAAGCTCAACCTGCCGCCGGCGTACCTCCTGATCCACCGCACCTTCCTCGGCAGCATCGGGGTGCTCAGCCAGCTCGGCGCCGAGGCGCCGTTCCGGGCGATCGTCACCGAGCACCTGCCGGGGTTCGCCGCCCCGGCCTGA